GAGAAAATTGTGATGAAGGCGGGTTATGTGACTGTCCGGATGCCAGCAGGGCCGGCTAAGGGCAGGACGAACGTTGCCCTCCTCGTAAACGATGTATGCGACTCGGATTATGTACGGGTGGGGCAAGAGGAATTCGGGATAGATGTGGAGGCTGGGCGGATAATGCTCGTTGATAAATTCTCGCTCGACGGAGAATATATCCAATGCGGGAGCGGTAAGGTACTCTTAAGGAAAGACACGCTGCCATACGTCGGACCAGTCTACTTCTCCGTCGGTGGGTCTTTGTCTCTGTCCCCTAGCACATGGATGACTGCTTCGTCCGTTCGCGAATTTTGGGTAGTGGAGGTCCCGGAGTCGGAGCTGGAACGCATGCAGGATGGAATAGATATGGAATTGAAGATTGGGGAGGACGTCCGCATACTCCCTTGCCAGACCCCGGCAGTACCACCCACGAAAGCGGCGCTCCAGGCAGTGCGCCAGTAAATGCGCGTTCCCAGGCTTACTTCTTCTTCATCTTCTGCATTATCGCGTGGTGCGCCATCAGCCGGATTGCGTTCACTTTTATGAACCCTATGGAATCCTGCTGGTTGAACCCGCCTGCGATGTTCATGCTGGAGAGGTCCTGGTCGTAGAGCGAGCTTGGGGATTTCCTGCCCTTGAGCGTGACGTTGCCCTTGTAGAGCGAAAGGTACACCACTCCGTCAACGACATCCTGGCTCTCGTCTATCGCAGCCATGAGGAACGCCATTTCAGGGCTGAACCAGAACCCGTTGTACACCAGTTCCGAGAATTTGGGTGCAAGCATGTCCCTGAGCCTGAGCACTTCGCGGTCCATCGCTATGGCTTCAATGTCCATGTGCGCTGCGCGCAAAATGGTCGCGCCCGGGGTTTCGTAAACGCCCCTGGACTTTATCCCTACGAAGCGGTTTTCCACAATATCTATTCTTCCGACCCCGTTTTCCGCCCCCAGTTTGTTGAGGTATAGGAACAACTCGAGCGGGTCAGTCTTCACGGTCCCGTCTTCCTTGTTCGCAACCTTCACCGGAATTCCATCTTTGAAATGGATTTCGATGCTGGTTTCCTTGTCAGGGGCTTCCTTAGGGGACTTGGTCCACTCGAACATGTCCTCTGTTGGAGCAGTCATCGGGTCCTCCAGGATGCCGGATTCGTAGCTGATGTGCATCAGGTTCGCGTCGGTGCTGTACGGCTTGTCCAGCGTGGCTTTTATCGGTATCCCCTTCTCCTTCGCGTAGTTTATGAGGTCCGGGCGGCCGCGGAATTTCGCCAGGAATTCCTGGTCCTTCCACGGCGCTATGACTTTTATCTTCGGGTTGAGCGCAAGGTACGTGAGCTCGAACCTGACTTGGTCGTTGCCCTTCCCGGTCGCGCCGTGCGAAACGTATTCCGCATTCTCCTTCTCGGCGATTTCCATCTGCTTCTTGGCTATCACAGGACGCGCCAGGGAAGTCCCGAGAAGGTAGCGCCCCTCGTAAATCGCGTTCGCCTTGATTGCAGGGAATATGAAATCAGTCACGAATTCCTTCTTCAGGTCCTCGATGTAGACTTTGCACGCGCCCACCTTGAGCGCCTTCTCCTTCGCGGCCTGCAAGTCCTCGTTCTGCCCCACGTCGGCGATGAACGCCACCACGTCATATCCCTTGTCCACGAGCCATTTCAGTATGCATGACGTGTCCAAACCGCCCGAATATGCTAAAACCACCTTGCCCAATTTGCTCAAGAAAACACCTCATCTGAACAGATTTTTTGATAGGGGTGTTCTTCCTTAACTAGTATTTTAATGTTGAGATTTAAATGCCACAATTTGACCGGGCAGTGTTACAAATGAAACAAATGATGTTTTTCAAAGCATGGAACCCCATGCGCGCCGAATATTCCGACTTGCCGGGCTTTGAGATTGAATAGGTTAATTAAGCGGCCGGGCGATTCAAATGCATGAACTGCCTGCGCTGCGGAAGGGAATGCGAAGGACAGTACTGCGACACGTGCAGGTTCTACGAGACCAACGACCAGTGCTGGCGCTGCAGGATGTATCTCCCGAAAGTAGAGCTTCAGCAGTGGAGGGGGCAGACTTACTGCCCGTATTGCATAATGGACATAAGGGATGAGGAAAAACGCGCCGAGGAGACAAGAGGGGAGCGCGCAAGAGAGCATAGGGGGCAGGAGCCAGGGGAGCGCGGGGAGTACCGCGGCGACGAAGGCATGCGGCCGGGCGGGGAACCCCAGGGAGGACACCCCTCGGAACCAGGGCCGTTCGGAGCCGGGCAGAAGGAGGATTACCTGTGCGACAAGTGCAAGGGGGATTTGGACATAGTTTATGTGGTCACCGACCACAAATTCTGCGAGGTGTGCTTCAACCAGCAGGTGAGGGAATGGAAGAAGAGCGGAGTGAAGCGGCCGCCGCACATAAAGTACCGCATAAAGGAGGGGCCAGGGCTTTTCTCCAGGCTCATACGATACCTGAAGGGCAGGATAAAGGAGGAGTGGGAGAGAAGAACGAAAAGGGAGGCCGGGCATAAGGGCGGGGGCGCC
This genomic stretch from Candidatus Micrarchaeia archaeon harbors:
- a CDS encoding argininosuccinate synthase — protein: MSKLGKVVLAYSGGLDTSCILKWLVDKGYDVVAFIADVGQNEDLQAAKEKALKVGACKVYIEDLKKEFVTDFIFPAIKANAIYEGRYLLGTSLARPVIAKKQMEIAEKENAEYVSHGATGKGNDQVRFELTYLALNPKIKVIAPWKDQEFLAKFRGRPDLINYAKEKGIPIKATLDKPYSTDANLMHISYESGILEDPMTAPTEDMFEWTKSPKEAPDKETSIEIHFKDGIPVKVANKEDGTVKTDPLELFLYLNKLGAENGVGRIDIVENRFVGIKSRGVYETPGATILRAAHMDIEAIAMDREVLRLRDMLAPKFSELVYNGFWFSPEMAFLMAAIDESQDVVDGVVYLSLYKGNVTLKGRKSPSSLYDQDLSSMNIAGGFNQQDSIGFIKVNAIRLMAHHAIMQKMKKK